Proteins found in one Ischnura elegans chromosome 11, ioIscEleg1.1, whole genome shotgun sequence genomic segment:
- the LOC124167748 gene encoding UDP-glycosyltransferase UGT5-like: MAPSTMKLLFGAAVLIFGASLLTTAEASKILFAMPFAATSHSNVITALAKELTRRGHSVTVITPVPIKDVPMNYTQIDVSEIMKGKFQSPKVTDQHGVIETCFLISRISNDVCNSTLREPAVQELINGAKSGKGFDLVVVSMFYCECAYSFAHIFDTPLVLMSPAGSFPVTDSLVGNPAITSFVPDLFSSFSDNMNLMERTLNTLLHMATLTFHYTLIYPKHNTILSEVFGSSFPNVHELEKRVSLVLLNSHHSILFPRPMVPNLVEVGGIHVKPPKALPQDIKKMLDEAKNGVIYFSLGSNLKSADLPESMREALMGAFRELKQTVLWKWEVDSLPGQPANVKISKWWPQADILAHPNVKMFITHGGLLSFQEAVDRGVPLIGIPFYGDQDMNMKRVSQLGVGLKMDFQTITKEVVLENINTILKDQSFSKKMKDLSGIWKDRPESAMERAVYWIEYVLRHNGAKHMKSGAVELGWCQYYLIDVASILVGAVLLVLAILVFTLKFLFGLCKRKPTKKAGGKDKSSKQKKHQ; the protein is encoded by the exons ATGGCACCAAGTACAATGAAGTTACTCTTTGGAGCAGCGGTGCTTATTTTTGGAGCCAGTCTCTTGACCACTGCAGAAGCTTCTAAGATCCTTTTTGCCATGCCATTTGCCGCAACGAGCCACAGCAATGTGATCACAGCGCTGGCCAAGGAACTCACCCGACGAGGACACTCAGTGACCGTTATCACTCCGGTTCCCATCAAAGATGTTCCCATGAACTACACCCAGATTGATGTCTCTGAGATCATGAAGGGTAAATTCCAGAGTCCTAAAGTAACTGATCAGCATGGAGTAATTGAGACATGCTTCCTCATCTCTCG CATCTCAAATGATGTTTGCAACAGTACACTTCGGGAACCTGCCGTCCAGGAGTTGATCAATGGGGCAAAGTCTGGCAAAGGCTTTGACCTGGTGGTCGTGAGCATGTTCTACTGTGAATGTGCATATTCCTTTGCTCACATTTTTGATACCCCTCTTGTCCTCATGTCCCCAGCTGGGTCCTTCCCTGTGACAGACAGTCTGGTCGGCAACCCTGCCATAACTTCATTCGTTCCCGACCTCTTTTCCTCGTTTTCTGATAACATGAACTTAATGGAAAGAACTCTCAACACCCTCCTGCACATGGCCACCTTGACATTCCACTACACGCTCATTTACCCTAAGCACAACACCATTCTGTCAGAGGTATTCGGCAGCTCGTTCCCCAACGTTCATGAACTTGAGAAGAGGGTGTCCCTGGTCCTGCTCAACTCACACCACAGCATCCTGTTCCCAAGGCCAATGGTGCCCAACCTGGTGGAAGTTGGGGGAATACACGTCAAGCCACCCAAAGCACTGCCACAG GACATTAAGAAAATGCTGGATGAAGCTAAGAATGGCGTCATCTACTTCAGTTTGGGGTCTAACTTGAAGAGTGCAGACCTTCCAGAATCGATGAGAGAGGCATTAATGGGTGCCTTCCGTGAATTGAAACAGACTGTTCTTTGGAAATGGGAAGTGGACAGCCTACCCGGACAGCCTGCAAATGTCAAGATTTCAAAATGGTGGCCTCAAGCTGACATATTAG CCCACCCCAATGTGAAAATGTTCATTACCCATGGAGGCCTGCTGAGCTTCCAGGAGGCAGTGGACAGAGGTGTACCTCTAATTGGAATACCTTTCTATGGTGATCAGGACATGAACATGAAGCGTGTCTCCCAACTGGGGGTTGGTCTCAAGATGGACTTCCAAACCATTACCAAAGAAGTGGTGCTCGAGAACATAAATACAATTCTGAAAGACCAAAG cttttCCAAGAAAATGAAAGACCTGAGTGGCATCTGGAAGGACCGACCAGAGTCAGCAATGGAGAGGGCTGTGTATTGGATAGAATACGTTCTGCGACACAATGGAGCAAAACACATGAAGAGTGGTGCAGTCGAGCTTGGCTGGTGTCAGTATTATCTCATTGATGTTGCATCAATTCTGGTTGGAGCTGTCTTATTGGTGCTTGCAATTTTAGTGTTCACACTCAAGTTTTTGTTTGGCCTCTGCAAACGAAAGCCCACGAAAAAGGCTGGAGGGAAGGATAAGTCTTCCAAGCAGAAGAAGCATCAGTAA
- the LOC124168442 gene encoding uncharacterized protein LOC124168442 has product MAMSRSFFLGALVALTTILSSTEGHGRLMDPAARGTMWRKGFRTPVNYNDNQLNCGGRWSQFGQNGGRCGPCGDDFSMPRPRMNENTGVYGRGVVSKTFTSGQEITATVDLTANHKGWFEFRVCPLASKKDMETEECFSRFPLQLANGSGSRFIVPDYKPGQYQVKLRLPSGLRCEQCVLRWEYRAGNSWGVCPDGTGAIGCGDQETFRNCADIAIL; this is encoded by the exons ATGGCGATGAGCAGATCTTTCTTCCTTGGGGCCCTAGTGGCATTGACCACCATCCTGTCCTCAACAGAGGGGCATGGGAGACTCATGGACCCGGCAGCCAGGGGTACAATGTGGAGGAAAGGATTCCGGACACCTGTCAACTACAATGACAACCAGCTCAACTGCGGAGGACGCTGG TCGCAGTTCGGGCAAAACGGGGGTCGCTGCGGCCCTTGCGGCGATGACTTCTCAATGCCGCGTCCCAGGATGAACGAGAACACGGGAGTGTACGGCAGGGGTGTCGTGTCTAAGACCTTCACCTCGGGACAGGAGATCACCGCCACGGTGGACTTGACGGCCAACCACAAGGGATGGTTCGAGTTCCGCGTTTGTCCCCTCGCTTCCAAGAAGGACATGGAGACCGAGGAGTGCTTCAGCAGGTTCCCCCTTCAACTCGCAAACGGCTCTGGGTCGCGGTTCATCGTGCCAGACTACAAGCCCGGGCAATACCAAGTCAAACTGAGACTCCCAAGCGGCCTGCGTTGTGAGCAGTGCGTCCTGAGGTGGGAGTACAGGGCAG GCAATAGCTGGGGAGTGTGTCCAGATGGAACGGGAGCTATTGGGTGCGGAGATCAAGAGACCTTCAGGAACTGTGCAGATATAGCAATCCTTTGA